A region from the Rhodamnia argentea isolate NSW1041297 chromosome 7, ASM2092103v1, whole genome shotgun sequence genome encodes:
- the LOC115744575 gene encoding 4-coumarate--CoA ligase 2-like, translated as MISVETAPQNPSELPPPPPPHHDDEQHRTCTIFRSKLPDIPISNHLPLHSYCFQHVSLFSHRPCLISDSTGNNFSFSDTLLLSRKVAAGLHHLGIRKGDVVMTLLQNCPEFAFSFMGASMIGAITTTANPFYTPSEIFKQFAASRAKLIITQSLYVDKLRRHGASGDDGPVLGKDFTVITVDDPPEGCIHFSVLSEANEDDAPEVAIHPDDPVALPFSSGTTGLPKGVILTHRSLITSIAQQVDGENPNLHLREKDVVLCVLPLFHIYSLNSVLLCSLRAGAGVLLMHKFEIGTLLQLIERHRVSVAAVVPPLVLALAKNPLVEKFDLSSIRMVLSGAAPLGKELELALQRRLPGAILGQGYGMTEAGPVLSMCLGFAKQPFPTKSGSCGTVVRNAELKVVDPETGSSLGSNQPGELCIRGQQIMKGYLNDPEATSITIDADGWLHTGDIGYVDDDDEIFIVDRVKEIIKFKGFQVPPAELEALLVSHPSIADAAVVPQKDEVAGEVPVAFVVRSNGFELTEEAVKEFIAKQVVFYKKLHKVHFVHAIPKSPSGKILRKDLRAKLNTAASIS; from the exons atgATCTCCGTCGAAACCGCCCCCCAGAACCCCTCCGaactccctcctcctcctcctcctcatcacgATGACGAGCAGCACCGCACCTGCACCATCTTCAGATCCAAGCTCCCTGACATCCCCATCTCCAACCACCTCCCCCTCCACTCCTACTGCTTCCAGcatgtctctctcttctcccacCGCCCCTGCCTCATCTCCGACTCCACCGGCAACAACTTCTCCTTCTCCGACACCCTCCTCCTCTCCCGCAAGGTCGCTGCCGGCCTCCACCACCTCGGCATCCGCAAGGGCGACGTCGTCATGACCCTCCTCCAGAACTGCCCCGAGTTCGCCTTCTCCTTCATGGGCGCCTCCATGATCGGCgccatcaccaccaccgccaaccCCTTCTACACTCCCTCCGAGATCTTCAAACAGTTCGCCGCTTCCCGCGCCAAGCTCATCATCACCCAATCCCTCTACGTCGACAAGCTCCGCCGCCACGGTGCCAGCGGCGACGATGGCCCCGTCCTTGGCAAGGACTTCACCGTCATCACCGTGGACGACCCGCCCGAGGGATGCATCCACTTCTCTGTCCTCAGCGAGGCCAACGAGGACGACGCCCCCGAGGTGGCCATCCACCCGGACGACCCGGTGGCGCTGCCCTTCTCCTCGGGGACGACCGGGCTTCCCAAGGGGGTGATCCTGACGCACCGGAGCCTCATCACCAGCATAGCGCAGCAAGTGGACGGCGAGAACCCGAACCTCCACCTGAGGGAAAAGGACGTGGTGCTGTGCGTGTTGCCGCTCTTCCACATCTACTCCCTCAACAGCGTGCTGCTCTGCTCGCTCCGCGCCGGGGCGGGAGTGCTGCTGATGCACAAGTTCGAGATAGGGACGTTGCTTCAGCTGATCGAGCGGCACCGGGTGTCGGTGGCCGCGGTGGTGCCGCCTCTCGTGCTGGCCCTCGCCAAGAACCCCCTGGTGGAGAAGTTCGACCTCTCCTCCATCCGCATGGTGCTGTCCGGTGCGGCGCCGCTTGGCAAGGAGCTGGAGCTCGCCCTCCAGAGACGCCTTCCCGGAGCCATCTTGGGCCAG GGATATGGAATGACGGAAGCAGGACCGGTGCTTTCGATGTGCCTAGGGTTCGCGAAGCAACCCTTCCCAACCAAGTCGGGTTCATGCGGCACCGTTGTTAGGAATGCCGAGCTCAAAGTTGTTGACCCTGAGACCGGTTCTTCCCTTGGCTCCAACCAGCCCGGCGAGTTATGCATCCGTGGCCAACAAATTATGAAAG GATACCTGAATGACCCGGAGGCAACTTCAATCACCATTGATGCGGATGGCTGGCTCCACACCGGTGATATAGGCTACGTCGATGATGACGATGAGATCTTCATTGTAGACAGAGTGAAGGAAATAATCAAATTCAAGGGGTTCCAG GTGCCACCGGCGGAGCTCGAAGCGCTGCTTGTGAGCCACCCATCCATTGCGGATGCAGCTGTTGTCCC GCAAAAGGATGAAGTCGCCGGTGAAGTCCCGGTTGCGTTTGTGGTGAGATCGAACGGCTTTGAACTGACGGAAGAAGCAGTTAAGGAGTTCATAGCCAAACAG GTGGTTTTCTATAAGAAGCTTCACAAAGTCCACTTTGTGCACGCGATCCCCAAGTCTCCCTCCGGAAAGATACTGAGGAAAGATCTCAGAGCCAAGTTAAACACGGCGGCCTCCATTTCTTAA
- the LOC115744585 gene encoding nonsense-mediated mRNA decay factor SMG9-like, whose product MASSTGSPTPPAPKILLAKPGLVSGASIAPKFGRGAPSDDDAASLRPRLPPIGSLNLLSDSWDFHFDRFLPFLTENTDFTVIGVIGPAGVGKSTIMNQLYGFDPTSPGMLPPFATQSEDTRAMAKHCSSGIEPRVSADRLILLDTQPVFSPSVLAEMIRPDGSSTIPVLGNESLSAELAHEITSIQLGVLLSSICHILLIVSEGVHDNSMWRLMLTVDLLKHGIPDPSSLIPTHTQTTNLGLEKEYKDKLLGREEYMAAPVFVHTKLHDQEMNPRSIVYLRKAFAQCFRSSSFMREKHDEEAKLIEYVSACTDSNVRGSTLPNISLIPSKNSDDSSEPLYESYNSALWKLRDQVLSMSGPTFTRTVSERDWLRNSAKIWELVKNSSIIGEYAKTLQNSGTFRR is encoded by the exons ATGGCGAGTTCGACGGGGTCGCCTACACCTCCGGCTCCCAAGATCCTGTTGGCGAAACCTGGGCTCGTGTCTGGTGCATCCATCGCCCCTAAGTTCGGACGAGGCGCTCCCAGCGACGACGACGCCGCCTCCCTCCGCCCTCGCCTCCCCCCGATTGGATCCCTCAATCTCCTCTCCGACTCTTGGGATTTCCACTTTGACCGCTTTCTCCCT TTTCTGACCGAGAACACCGACTTCACTGTGATTGGCGTGATTGGCCCGGCTGGGGTGGGTAAGTCCACCATCATGAATCAGCTCTATGGCTTCGATCCCACTTCTCCAG GAATGTTACCTCCTTTTGCAACGCAGTCAGAGGATACTAGAGCAATGGCAAAGCATTGTTCTAGTGGCATTGAGCCCAGAGTTTCTGCTGATCGTCTTATACTTCTCGACACCCAG CCAGTATTTAGCCCTTCTGTATTGGCTGAGATGATAAGACCAGATGGCTCCTCAACCATTCCAGTTCTAGGCAATGAATCTCTGTCGGCAGAATTGGCACATGAAATCACGAGCATTCAG CTTGGTGTTCTACTGTCGTCCATTTGCCACATCCTGCTGATAGTATCTGAGGGAGTACATGATAACAGCATGTGGCGTCTGATGTTGACG GTTGACCTCTTGAAACATGGCATACCTGATCCGTCTTCTCTTATACCTACACATACGCAAACAACTAATTTGGGGCTTGAGAAGGAATATAAGGACAAACTTTTAGGACGTGAAGAATACATGGCTGCTCCAGTTTTTGTACACACAAA GCTCCATGATCAAGAGATGAATCCGCGTAGCATTGTGTATTTGAGGAAGGCCTTTGCACAATGTTTTAGATCCTCTTCTTTCATGCGAGAGAAGCATGACGAAGAAGCTAAACTCATTGAATATGTGTCTGCCTGCACTGATAGCAATGTCCGGGGATCAACATTGCCCAATATATCTTTGATACCATCTAAGAACAGTGATGACTCTTCAGAACCTCTGTATGAGAGTTACAATTCTGCATTGTGGAAGCTTAGGGATCAG GTTCTGTCTATGAGCGGCCCGACTTTTACAAGGACTGTGTCTGAACGAGATTGGTTGAGAAATTCCGCAAAGATATGGGAATTGGTGAAGAATTCATCAATCATTGGAGAATATGCGAAGACACTGCAAAACTCAGGCACTTTTAGGAGGTAG
- the LOC115744614 gene encoding uncharacterized protein LOC115744614 isoform X1 — MAKFNEVQKKRRALAAERKRTVHGDALTGKLKNKQQPLSISGKRKRKLFKKWRREQKEALQKGLVTMQDVEMAVAEGETGTSEETKKTSTRFHMKKSLRLKQLKRRGGGKKKQSKAKSAPDASVDSMVE; from the exons ATGGCCAAGTTCAACGAGGtgcagaagaagaggagggcGCTGGCAGCGGAGAGGAAGAGGACGGTGCATGGAGACGCGTTGACCGGGAAGCTCAAGAACAAGCAGCAGCCTCTCTCCATCTCCGGCAAGCGCAAGCGCAAGCTCTTCAAGAAATGGCGCAGA gaacaaaaggaggcgttGCAGAAGGGGCTCGTCACCATGCAAGACGTGGAAATGGCCGTGGCCGAAG GCGAAACGGGTACTTCGGAGGAGACCAAAAAAACTTCAACAAGATTTCATATGAAGAAGAGCTTGAGGCTTAAACAGTTGAAGCGCAGAG GCGGGGGAAAGAAGAAGCAGAGTAAGGCTAAGTCAGCGCCTGACGCTTCGGTCGATTCCATGGTGGAGTAG
- the LOC115744614 gene encoding uncharacterized protein LOC115744614 isoform X2: MAKFNEVQKKRRALAAERKRTVHGDALTGKLKNKQQPLSISGKRKRKLFKKWRREQKEALQKGLVTMQDVEMAVAEGETGTSEETKKTSTRFHMKKSLRLKQLKRRGKCLSSSVVG; encoded by the exons ATGGCCAAGTTCAACGAGGtgcagaagaagaggagggcGCTGGCAGCGGAGAGGAAGAGGACGGTGCATGGAGACGCGTTGACCGGGAAGCTCAAGAACAAGCAGCAGCCTCTCTCCATCTCCGGCAAGCGCAAGCGCAAGCTCTTCAAGAAATGGCGCAGA gaacaaaaggaggcgttGCAGAAGGGGCTCGTCACCATGCAAGACGTGGAAATGGCCGTGGCCGAAG GCGAAACGGGTACTTCGGAGGAGACCAAAAAAACTTCAACAAGATTTCATATGAAGAAGAGCTTGAGGCTTAAACAGTTGAAGCGCAGAGGCAagtgtctg tcttcttcagtagTTGGTTAG
- the LOC115744606 gene encoding probable NADH dehydrogenase [ubiquinone] 1 alpha subcomplex subunit 12 — protein MASVVRGVLKGIKERGLGNFLRELKGEGYLNCLSDGNLLQTKIHNIGATLVGVDKYGNKYYEKLGETQHGRHRWVEYAEKSRYNASQVPAEWHGWLHHITDHTGDELLMLKPKRYGIDHKENLSGEGDEYIYHSKGHALNPGQRDWTRYKSWEPAKTDSQ, from the exons atggcgTCGGTCGTGAGAGGAGTTTTGAAGGGCATCAAAGAGAGAGGCCTCGGCAACTTCCTTCGCGAACTCAAGGGAGAAGGCTACCT GAATTGCCTCTCAGATGGGAACCTTCT GCAAACCAAAATCCACAACATAGGAGCCACGCTTGTGGGTGTTGACAAATATGGGAACAAGTACTATGAGAAACTTGGAGAGACTCAGCATG GAAGACATAGGTGGGTTGAGTATGCAGAGAAAAGTCGCTACAATGCTTCCCAGGTGCCAGCTGAGTGGCACGGATGGCTCCACCATATAACTGATCACACAGGAGACGAG CTTTTAATGCTAAAACCAAAGAGGTATGGGATCGACCACAAGGAGAATCTCTCGGGAGAGGGAGATGAGTATATCTATCATTCCAAGGGCCATGCGCTGAATCCGGGGCAGAGAGATTGGACCAGATACAAGTCCTGGGAGCCTGCCAAAACGGACTCCCAGTAG
- the LOC115740484 gene encoding ERAD-associated E3 ubiquitin-protein ligase HRD1B-like, giving the protein MMRLQTYAGLSIIASLAVIYHAFSSRGQFYPAMVYLSTSKISLVLLLNMGLVFMCILWQLTKRLFLGSLREAEVERLNEQSWREVMEILFAITIFRQDFSVTFLAMVTALLLIKALHWLAQKRVEYIETTPSVPMLSHIRIVSFIGFLLLVDSLFFYSSMKFLIQMRQASVSLFFAFEYMILATTTVSTFVKYVFYISDMLMEGQWENKAVYTFYLELIHDLLHLSMYLCFFLVIFMNYGVPLHLIRELYETFRKFKIRVADYIRYRKITSNMNDRFPDATPEELNASDATCIICREEMTTAKKLNCGHLFHVHCLRSWLERQHTCPTCRALVAPPESGTAAAGGQHAQLSDSRQQGAASTSTSSQGSSDVGLAGNNLSGHQARIQAAAAAASIYEKSFVYPSTNALVWSSGYAYLPQQNVPSPSHSSAGDSGPQQFTGHGDPGNMSASQFPSIVYVPVPAPAATGDRIQGVHDNLSQAHLEAQKKFLQQQIEALQKQLQLLRETHVEGNMSSGTPASGDSKGKAAVSSSFPVSDRDSSC; this is encoded by the exons ATGATGAGGTTGCAAACGTACGCTGGGCTTAGTATAATCGCGTCACTGGCAGTGATTTATCATGCGTTCAGCAGTCGAGGCCAGTTCTACCCAGCTATGGTTTATCTATCCACTTCCAAAATCAGTTTGGTGTTGCTTCTTAACATGGGTCTGGTCTTTATGTGCATCTTGTGGCAATTGACGAAGCGGTTGTTCCTTGGTTCCCTACGGGAAGCTGAGGTAGAGAGACTTAATGAGCAATCATGGAGAGAGGTCATGGAAATCCTCTTTGCTATCACTATTTTCAGGCAGGATTTTTCGGTTACCTTCTTGGCTATGGTTACTGCCTTGTTGTTGATCAAAGCTTTACACTGGTTGGCTCAGAAGAGGGTTGAGTACATTGAGACAACCCCTTCTGTTCCCATGCTATCTCACATCAGGATAGTTTCTTTTATTGGATTTCTGCTTCTCGTGGACAGTCTCTTTTTCTACAGCTCTATGAAGTTCCTCATACAGATGCGGCAGGCTTCCGTTTCCCTTTTCTTTGCATTTGA GTACATGATACTGGCCACAACAACTGTGTCGACTTTTGTTAAGTATGTTTTCTACATTAGCGACATGCTTATGGAGGGCCAGTGGGAAAACAAGGCTGTTTACACCTTTTACTTGGAACTAATACATGACCTGCTACACTTGTCGATGTATCTGTGCTTCTTTCTTGTGATATTCAT GAATTATGGTGTACCTCTGCACTTGATTCGGGAGCTTTATGAGacatttagaaaattcaaaattcgcGTTGCTGATTACATTCGATACCGAAAGATCACTTCAAATATGAATGATCGATTTCCAGATGCTACACCTGAAGAGCTTAATGC AAGTGATGCAACATGCATTATATGTCGAGAAGAGATGACTACAGCGAAGAAATTAAATTGTGGACACCTTTTCCATGTACATTGCCTTCGTTCATGGCTCGAGCGACAGCATACGTGTCCTACTTGTAGGGCCCTAGTTGCACCACCAGAAAGTGGGACAGCTGCTGCTGGTGGACAACATGCACAACTGTCGGATTCTCGGCAACAAG GGGCTGCTTCCACAAGCACCTCATCTCAGGGCTCAAGTGATGTTGGTTTGGCTGGTAACAATTTAAGTGGGCATCAGGCCAGAATCCaagctgctgcagctgctgcatCAATATATGAGAAGTCTTTTGTTTACCCTTCGACAAACGCATTAGTATG GTCATCAGGGTATGCCTACCTTCCTCAGCAAAATGTGCCATCCCCTAGTCACTCTAGCGCCGGCGACAGTGGTCCACAGCAATTTACAGGCCATGGTGATCCTGGAAATATGTCTGCCTCACAATTCCCTAGCATTGTTTATGTCCCAGTTCCAGCTCCTGCAGCCACTGGAGACAGGATTCAGGGAGTTCATGATAACTTATCACAGGCCCATTTGGAAGCTCAGAAAAAGTTTCTGCAACAGCAGATTGAG GCGCTGCAAAAGCAACTTCAATTGCTGCGGGAGACGCACGTCGAAGGGAACATGTCTTCAGGTACCCCGGCATCGGGAGATAGCAAAGGGAAGGCTGCCGTGAGCTCCTCGTTCCCTGTTTCAGACAGAGACTCGTcatgctga